The region GCCCTTCAGCCCGAGCGAACTGGAAGCCAGAATCAAAGCAGTCTTGCGACGTACGGTTGAACGACATCAAGAAGCCGGACAAAGTAAAAGTACTAACGTTATTACGATCGGCAATCTGAAAATTGATTTAAATAAGCGGCAAGTAACGCGTAAAAACGAGCGCATTCGCCTGACGGGAATGGAGTTCAGCTTGCTCGAACTGCTTGTCACCAATTCTGGCAAACCTTACTCGCGCGGAGAAATTTTGCAGCAAGTTTGGGCTTACCCGCCGGATCACAGAATCGATACCCGAGTCGTTGATGTTCACATCAGCCGCTTGAGATCGAAGCTGGAAGAGGATTCATCCAACCCAGACTTGATTTTGACTGCCCGTGGCATCGGCTACATGTTCCAGAAAATCAACTAAGAATCAAATGATCTAGTCGGCAGATTATTCGAAAGAAATCTTAATGACGAAATCAAACTGACAGATAACAAAAGGATGCGGTTCAAAACCGCATCCTTTATTTTCAAGAGCGTGATACCAGAGGTGGTTCTACCTAGTAGCGATAGTGCTCCGGCTTGTACGGTCCTTCGACAGGCACGCCAATGTATTTCGCCTGGTCGTCGCTTAGCTTGGTCAGCTCAGCATCGAGTTTGGCAAGTTGCAGCCTGGCCACTCTTTCGTCGAGGTGCTTAGGCAGTACGTAAACGCCAGGTGCGTATTCACCTTG is a window of Candidatus Melainabacteria bacterium DNA encoding:
- a CDS encoding response regulator transcription factor, encoding MVVENSNEQEKVLVVDDEASIRRILETRLKLAGYNVATAADGQEALEQFNAFQPDLVILDVMLPRMDGYEVCREIRKTSDTPIIMLTAVADVSNRIQGLEIGADDYVVKPFSPSELEARIKAVLRRTVERHQEAGQSKSTNVITIGNLKIDLNKRQVTRKNERIRLTGMEFSLLELLVTNSGKPYSRGEILQQVWAYPPDHRIDTRVVDVHISRLRSKLEEDSSNPDLILTARGIGYMFQKIN